From Streptomyces sp. NBC_00690, a single genomic window includes:
- a CDS encoding sensor histidine kinase gives MRGRKAPSREGRTRLPLRKSLLGRLLAVSTLVAACSVAATAWLAVQSTSGAIKEQQGQNLTDDTDIYDTLLAYAATHPRWDGVQNTVQTLAGKYDRRIVLTTQNRQPIADSAEAAAQPAELPIRNAAVLNPLAADTGLATSRTGADTTDGIDPRAVGPFRLTAPESTKLEKIAKRIVSCLSDNGVAADVVPTPSGRPSIEVVGQDGERVHGIRCAVIGLDELDAPTRTERTALAALNELATQCLKDKGHGPVNVDLDLSWQRGPKDILFKTRTPVITIASPMPSPPGQLESTADRDTATCVNTARKAQLRAHVSPPALLFIDDPVGAEPPGFDLSPANTVQIAGVAALVLALTVGASVLAATRLVRPLLALTGAAQRMKDGERTAPVPVTTDNEIGRLAVAFNDMAAHRALLEAQRRAMVSDVAHELRTPLSNIRGWLEGAQDGIADLDPAFVSSLLEEAVQLQHIIDDLQDLAEADAGALRLHPEPVRIDELLGQVAAAHQARAESEGVALHVRVDPNVPTLLADPVRLRQAVGNLVSNAVRHTPRGGSVTLRARGSADRLDVAVSDTGAGIPAADLPHVFDRFWRAEKSRNRRTGGSGLGLAIVRKLAEAHGGTVDARSRVGEGSTFTLRLPTAAADPVEGPDPRITTI, from the coding sequence ATGCGCGGTCGTAAAGCCCCCTCGCGCGAGGGCCGCACCAGACTGCCCCTGCGCAAGAGCCTCCTCGGCAGGCTGCTCGCCGTCTCCACCCTGGTCGCCGCCTGCTCGGTGGCCGCCACCGCCTGGCTCGCCGTCCAGAGCACGTCCGGCGCCATCAAGGAGCAGCAGGGCCAGAACCTCACCGACGACACCGACATCTACGACACCCTTCTCGCCTACGCCGCCACCCATCCGCGGTGGGACGGTGTCCAGAACACCGTGCAGACCCTCGCGGGCAAGTACGACCGCCGGATCGTGCTCACCACCCAGAACCGGCAGCCCATCGCCGACTCCGCCGAAGCCGCCGCCCAGCCGGCCGAGCTCCCCATCCGGAACGCTGCCGTCCTGAATCCGCTCGCCGCCGACACCGGGCTCGCCACCAGCAGGACCGGAGCGGACACGACCGACGGCATCGACCCCCGGGCCGTCGGCCCCTTCCGGTTGACGGCGCCTGAGAGCACCAAGTTGGAGAAGATCGCCAAGCGGATCGTCAGCTGTCTGTCCGACAACGGTGTCGCCGCGGATGTGGTCCCCACCCCCAGCGGACGCCCGAGCATCGAGGTCGTCGGCCAGGACGGTGAACGCGTGCACGGCATTCGCTGCGCCGTCATCGGGCTCGACGAGTTGGACGCCCCCACCCGTACGGAACGCACGGCGCTCGCCGCACTCAATGAACTGGCCACACAGTGCCTCAAGGACAAGGGCCATGGACCGGTGAACGTCGACCTCGACCTCTCCTGGCAGCGCGGCCCGAAGGACATCCTGTTCAAAACACGCACGCCCGTGATCACCATCGCATCACCCATGCCGAGCCCACCCGGACAGCTGGAGAGCACCGCGGATCGTGACACCGCCACCTGTGTGAACACCGCCCGCAAAGCGCAGCTCCGCGCCCATGTCTCGCCGCCCGCGCTCCTGTTCATCGACGATCCGGTGGGAGCCGAACCTCCCGGCTTCGACCTCTCACCGGCGAACACCGTCCAGATCGCGGGTGTCGCCGCGCTGGTGCTCGCACTGACCGTGGGTGCCTCCGTGCTCGCCGCCACCCGACTGGTCCGGCCCCTACTCGCACTCACCGGAGCCGCCCAGCGGATGAAGGACGGCGAGCGGACCGCTCCCGTGCCCGTCACCACGGACAACGAGATCGGCCGGCTGGCCGTCGCCTTCAACGACATGGCCGCCCATCGCGCCCTCCTCGAAGCACAGCGCCGGGCGATGGTGAGCGACGTCGCCCATGAACTGCGCACTCCGCTGAGCAACATCCGCGGCTGGCTGGAGGGCGCCCAGGACGGAATCGCCGACCTTGATCCGGCGTTCGTCTCCTCGCTCCTCGAAGAGGCGGTACAGCTCCAACACATCATCGACGACCTCCAGGACCTGGCCGAAGCCGACGCGGGGGCACTGCGGCTCCACCCCGAACCGGTACGGATCGACGAACTCCTCGGCCAGGTCGCCGCAGCCCACCAGGCACGGGCCGAATCGGAGGGCGTCGCCCTGCACGTCCGCGTGGACCCGAACGTTCCGACGCTGCTCGCCGATCCGGTGCGATTGCGTCAGGCGGTCGGCAATCTGGTCTCCAACGCCGTGCGTCACACTCCGCGCGGCGGCTCGGTCACCCTCCGGGCGCGGGGGTCCGCCGACCGGCTCGACGTGGCGGTCAGCGACACCGGCGCCGGCATCCCCGCCGCAGACCTGCCGCATGTCTTCGACCGGTTCTGGCGGGCGGAGAAGTCCCGCAACCGCAGGACCGGAGGCAGCGGTCTGGGGCTGGCGATCGTACGGAAGTTGGCCGAGGCCCACGGCGGCACGGTCGATGCCCGCAGTCGGGTGGGGGAGGGCTCCACGTTCACCCTGCGGCTTCCGACGGCCGCCGCCGACCCGGTGGAAGGCCCTGATCCCCGGATCACAACGATCTGA
- a CDS encoding response regulator transcription factor yields MCAHVTIAEDDEKQAELVRRYLEREGHTATVVRDGRAAIDLVRRQPPDLLILDVMMPKCDGLDVLRILRAEGFDLLVLMLTARSTEDDLLLGLDLGADDYMTKPYSPRELMARVRTLLRRNRVPDPAEPKTGTTLTVGALAVDPERHEVTVDGVYVECTPGEFRILAAMAAEPGRVFTRQQLLEELHGFTRYIGDRTVDVHIMNLRKKIEPEPRRPQRLVTVFGVGYKLSAPKPSAVSRGGGAVAPARPIRPVSGGRDARS; encoded by the coding sequence GTGTGCGCACATGTGACGATCGCTGAGGACGACGAGAAGCAGGCCGAGCTGGTCCGCCGCTATCTCGAACGGGAAGGGCACACCGCCACGGTCGTACGCGACGGGCGCGCCGCCATCGACCTGGTGCGCCGACAGCCGCCCGACCTGCTCATCCTCGATGTGATGATGCCCAAGTGCGATGGTCTCGACGTGCTGCGCATCCTGCGGGCCGAGGGGTTCGACCTCCTGGTCCTGATGCTCACCGCCCGTTCCACCGAGGACGATCTCCTGCTGGGACTGGACCTCGGGGCGGACGACTACATGACCAAGCCGTACAGCCCCCGTGAACTGATGGCCCGGGTGAGGACGCTGCTGCGCCGCAACCGAGTGCCGGACCCGGCCGAGCCGAAGACCGGAACGACGCTGACCGTGGGTGCCCTGGCGGTCGATCCCGAGCGCCATGAAGTCACCGTCGACGGCGTGTACGTGGAGTGCACCCCGGGGGAGTTCCGCATCCTGGCGGCGATGGCAGCCGAGCCGGGCCGGGTCTTCACCCGACAGCAACTGCTGGAGGAGCTGCACGGGTTCACCCGGTACATCGGGGACCGGACGGTCGACGTCCACATCATGAACCTCAGAAAGAAGATCGAACCCGAGCCACGACGGCCCCAGCGGCTGGTGACCGTCTTCGGGGTGGGCTACAAACTGTCCGCCCCCAAACCGTCCGCGGTCTCGCGCGGCGGTGGGGCCGTAGCACCCGCGCGGCCCATACGACCGGTTTCGGGCGGGCGCGATGCGCGGTCGTAA
- the hppD gene encoding 4-hydroxyphenylpyruvate dioxygenase, whose protein sequence is MTETIDHHPTTASKVDPFPVKGMDAVVFAVGNAKQAAHFYSTAFGMKLVAYSGPENGSRETASYVLENGGARFVLTSVIKEATEWGRFLSEHVAEHGDGVVDLAIEVPDARAAYAYATEHGARGVTEPYEVTDEHGTVVLAAIATYGQTRHTLVERSRYDGPYLPGFAAATPIVEPPAKRTFQAIDHCVGNVELGRMNDWVAFYNKVMGFTNMKEFVGDDIATEYSALMSKVVADGTLKVKFPINEPAIAKKKSQIDEYLEFYGGAGVQHIALATNDIVATVRSMRAAGVQFLDTPDSYYDTLGEWAGETRVPVETLRELKILVDRDEDGYLLQIFTKPVQDRPTVFFEMIERHGSMGFGKGNFKALFEAIEREQEKRGNL, encoded by the coding sequence ATGACTGAGACCATCGATCACCACCCCACAACCGCGAGCAAGGTCGACCCCTTCCCGGTGAAGGGCATGGACGCGGTCGTCTTCGCCGTGGGCAACGCCAAGCAGGCCGCCCACTTCTACTCCACGGCCTTCGGCATGAAGCTCGTCGCCTACTCCGGACCGGAGAACGGCAGCCGGGAGACCGCGAGTTACGTGCTGGAGAACGGTGGGGCGCGGTTCGTCCTCACCTCCGTCATCAAGGAGGCGACCGAGTGGGGCCGCTTCCTGTCCGAGCACGTCGCTGAACACGGTGACGGCGTCGTCGACCTCGCGATCGAGGTACCGGACGCCCGAGCCGCGTACGCGTACGCCACCGAGCACGGCGCCCGTGGCGTCACCGAGCCGTACGAGGTGACGGACGAGCACGGCACGGTGGTGCTCGCCGCCATCGCCACCTACGGCCAGACCCGGCACACCCTGGTCGAGCGCTCCCGCTACGACGGCCCCTACCTCCCCGGCTTCGCCGCCGCCACGCCCATCGTGGAGCCCCCTGCGAAGCGGACCTTCCAGGCCATCGACCACTGCGTCGGCAATGTCGAACTCGGTCGGATGAACGACTGGGTGGCCTTCTACAACAAGGTGATGGGCTTCACCAACATGAAGGAGTTCGTGGGCGACGACATCGCCACCGAGTACTCCGCACTGATGTCGAAGGTCGTCGCCGACGGCACGCTGAAGGTGAAGTTCCCCATCAACGAGCCGGCGATCGCGAAGAAGAAGTCGCAGATCGACGAGTACCTGGAGTTCTACGGCGGCGCCGGTGTCCAGCACATCGCACTGGCCACCAACGACATCGTGGCGACCGTACGCTCCATGCGCGCCGCCGGCGTCCAGTTCCTCGACACCCCCGACTCGTACTACGACACCCTCGGCGAGTGGGCCGGTGAGACCAGGGTCCCCGTGGAGACCCTGCGCGAACTGAAGATCCTCGTCGACCGGGACGAGGACGGCTATCTGCTCCAGATCTTCACCAAGCCGGTCCAGGACCGACCGACGGTCTTCTTCGAGATGATCGAGCGCCATGGCTCGATGGGCTTCGGCAAGGGCAACTTCAAAGCGCTCTTCGAGGCCATCGAGCGCGAGCAGGAGAAGCGCGGCAACCTCTGA
- a CDS encoding Lrp/AsnC family transcriptional regulator, which translates to MAIDHLDGRLIVLLAREPRIGVLEASRRLGVARGTVQARLDRLRTHGVLRGFGPDVDPAALGYPVTAFATLEIKQGQGADVRAHLATVPEVLELHTTTGQGDMLCRLVARSNADLQRVIDRVVGFEGIMRASTAIVMENPVPLRIIPLVEQAAREGGRPGPGRPEEPST; encoded by the coding sequence GTGGCGATCGATCATTTGGACGGCCGACTGATCGTGCTGTTGGCACGTGAACCGAGGATCGGCGTACTGGAGGCATCGCGTCGGCTCGGAGTTGCCCGGGGGACCGTACAGGCGCGGCTCGACCGGCTGCGCACCCATGGTGTGCTGCGCGGCTTCGGGCCCGACGTGGACCCGGCCGCGCTGGGGTACCCGGTCACGGCCTTCGCCACCTTGGAGATCAAGCAGGGGCAGGGGGCGGACGTCAGGGCGCATCTGGCCACCGTTCCTGAGGTGTTGGAGTTGCACACCACCACCGGACAGGGGGACATGTTGTGCCGGCTGGTGGCACGGTCCAACGCCGACCTCCAGCGGGTGATCGATCGCGTGGTCGGGTTCGAGGGGATCATGCGCGCTTCCACGGCGATCGTGATGGAGAACCCGGTGCCGCTGCGGATCATCCCGCTGGTGGAACAGGCGGCCAGGGAGGGTGGCCGGCCGGGGCCCGGGAGGCCCGAGGAGCCGTCCACCTAG
- a CDS encoding helix-turn-helix domain-containing protein, whose protein sequence is MHEPQPDSRYRPLDPRSLRGIAHPLRLRLLTALRHDGPATASQLAHSLGESSGATSYHLRQLAAHGFVEDAPDLNKGRERWWRASAEGTSIDHSMFHSEDPAVRGAAGLFIQEVAAQHAEEVSGWLDTADEWPKEWRRASDLSDFTLRLTPEAARELNRKVHALIESYRDHEPAPKDTDEPDPEHRENPPHPEVPSNPEGSTRPAPATARTDADRAAQVRIHLHAFPRTPRTARAPRAPGSATEGTPP, encoded by the coding sequence ATGCACGAGCCGCAGCCGGATTCCCGCTACCGCCCCCTGGACCCGCGGTCCCTGCGGGGCATCGCCCACCCCCTGCGGCTGCGACTGCTCACCGCGTTGCGCCACGACGGGCCGGCGACCGCATCACAACTGGCGCATTCCCTGGGCGAGTCCAGCGGTGCCACGAGCTACCACCTGCGCCAACTCGCGGCGCACGGCTTCGTCGAAGACGCCCCCGACCTCAACAAGGGGCGCGAGCGCTGGTGGCGGGCTTCCGCCGAGGGCACGAGCATCGACCATTCGATGTTCCACAGCGAGGACCCGGCCGTCCGTGGAGCCGCCGGCCTGTTCATCCAGGAGGTCGCGGCCCAGCACGCGGAGGAGGTCAGCGGCTGGCTCGACACCGCCGACGAATGGCCAAAGGAGTGGCGTCGGGCATCGGACCTCAGCGACTTCACCCTGCGACTGACACCGGAAGCGGCCAGGGAGCTGAACCGAAAGGTCCATGCACTGATCGAGAGCTACCGGGACCATGAACCCGCACCCAAGGACACGGACGAACCCGACCCGGAGCACCGCGAGAACCCCCCGCACCCCGAAGTGCCCAGCAATCCCGAAGGCTCCACCCGCCCCGCCCCGGCCACCGCACGAACGGATGCCGATCGAGCCGCCCAGGTGCGCATCCACCTCCATGCCTTCCCCCGCACCCCTCGCACGGCCCGCGCCCCTCGCGCCCCCGGGTCAGCAACCGAAGGGACCCCGCCATGA
- a CDS encoding MFS transporter: protein MTAGETPTEATESPETPEGPGPTGSDAIPGGPRRRGPLAHVLAANAVSITGNSLTLVGVPWFALETTGSPAKAGLVAFCATLPVVVAAIAGGPIIDRTGRRRISIISDTVCAISVATIPLLHYADLLHFWMLCALMAVTGLFHAPGETARYVLLPQLAVIAGTPIPRAASIFDAVSRGARMAGAALAGVLIALTGAETVLLLDALTFAGSALLIYFGVRNVAAAEPSKNTRPVSLRTYTGELREGYSFLLRDPLLFGITLMVMLTNGLDQAWSAVLLPVHAKENLGGAGELGMLVALFAGCALLGALLYGAIGERFPRRVVFTVAFMIAGAPKYVGAALTDGTVPLALILAAGGIGAGMINPILTTVVYERVPDALRSRVAGVTVAGALLTTPLGGLAAGFLIEQVGLWTTLWVLGGTYFAANLAPAIFPCWRELNSTPVDALSKTAPSPRRPAREGTPRRPGGK, encoded by the coding sequence ATGACCGCCGGAGAGACCCCGACCGAAGCAACAGAATCACCCGAAACACCAGAAGGGCCCGGCCCAACCGGGAGCGACGCGATCCCGGGGGGCCCTCGTCGACGCGGCCCGCTCGCCCATGTCCTGGCGGCCAACGCCGTTTCCATCACCGGTAATTCGCTCACCCTGGTCGGCGTGCCCTGGTTCGCCCTGGAGACCACCGGCAGCCCCGCCAAAGCTGGTCTGGTCGCCTTCTGCGCCACCCTGCCCGTCGTCGTGGCAGCGATCGCGGGCGGCCCCATCATCGACCGCACGGGCCGCCGCCGGATCAGCATCATCTCGGACACCGTCTGCGCGATCTCCGTCGCGACGATCCCCTTACTTCACTACGCGGACCTCCTCCACTTCTGGATGCTGTGCGCCCTGATGGCGGTGACGGGCCTCTTCCACGCCCCCGGCGAAACCGCGCGCTACGTCCTGCTGCCCCAACTCGCCGTGATCGCGGGCACCCCGATCCCCCGGGCCGCGAGCATCTTCGACGCGGTGTCGCGCGGTGCGCGCATGGCCGGCGCCGCCCTCGCGGGCGTACTGATCGCCCTCACCGGCGCGGAGACCGTCCTGCTCCTCGACGCCCTGACCTTCGCCGGCTCGGCCCTGCTGATCTACTTCGGCGTACGGAACGTCGCCGCTGCGGAACCCAGCAAGAACACCCGCCCCGTCTCGCTGCGCACCTATACGGGCGAACTGCGCGAGGGATACTCCTTCCTGCTGCGCGACCCCCTGCTGTTCGGCATCACCCTGATGGTGATGCTCACCAACGGCCTCGACCAGGCATGGAGCGCCGTACTCCTGCCCGTGCACGCCAAGGAGAACCTCGGCGGGGCCGGTGAACTGGGCATGCTGGTCGCGCTCTTCGCCGGCTGCGCCCTGCTCGGAGCACTGCTGTACGGGGCGATAGGCGAGCGGTTCCCGCGGCGGGTGGTGTTCACGGTGGCGTTCATGATCGCCGGAGCACCGAAGTACGTGGGAGCAGCGCTGACCGACGGGACCGTACCGCTGGCACTGATCCTGGCGGCCGGCGGGATCGGCGCCGGAATGATCAACCCGATCCTCACCACCGTCGTGTACGAGCGGGTCCCGGACGCGCTGCGCAGCAGGGTCGCGGGCGTCACGGTGGCCGGAGCCCTGTTGACCACTCCCCTGGGCGGACTCGCGGCCGGCTTCCTCATCGAACAGGTGGGGCTGTGGACGACCCTGTGGGTCCTCGGAGGGACCTACTTCGCGGCGAACCTGGCGCCCGCGATCTTCCCCTGTTGGCGGGAGCTGAACTCGACCCCCGTGGACGCACTCAGCAAGACGGCACCTTCCCCCCGGCGTCCAGCGCGCGAAGGGACTCCACGGCGCCCTGGAGGGAAGTGA
- a CDS encoding S16 family serine protease: MLSRLSRPRALILSAVPLVALFGVVGFAPLPYVIAQPGDTANVLGTHKGTPVISISGAPVRTPEGALRMTTILATGPAADIRVGEVVDGWFRTDRSVLPRDSVYPSGKSTGEVAERNLKDMTESQHDATLAALAYLDEDPAKVKVTLRLADIGGPSAGLLFSLGIVDKLDGNGEGGDLTGGRSIAGTGTISPNGKVGQVGGVSLKTQAAARDGATVFLVPEGECSDALAEAPKELRLIPVTSLQGAVESLRALDAGGKVPSC, encoded by the coding sequence GTGCTCTCCCGTCTCTCGCGCCCGCGGGCGCTCATCCTCAGCGCCGTTCCCCTCGTGGCCCTCTTCGGCGTCGTCGGTTTCGCACCGCTGCCGTACGTCATCGCGCAGCCCGGGGACACCGCAAATGTGTTGGGCACGCACAAGGGCACGCCCGTGATCTCTATCAGCGGCGCCCCGGTCCGCACCCCCGAGGGCGCCCTGCGGATGACCACGATCCTCGCCACGGGTCCGGCCGCCGACATCCGCGTCGGCGAGGTGGTCGACGGTTGGTTCCGCACCGACCGTTCGGTGCTGCCGCGGGATTCCGTCTACCCCAGCGGCAAGTCCACCGGGGAAGTCGCCGAGCGGAACCTCAAGGACATGACGGAATCGCAGCACGACGCCACCTTGGCCGCGCTCGCCTACTTGGACGAGGACCCCGCGAAGGTCAAGGTCACCCTGCGGCTCGCCGATATCGGTGGTCCCAGCGCCGGACTGTTGTTCTCGCTCGGCATCGTCGACAAACTCGACGGCAACGGCGAGGGGGGCGATCTCACCGGTGGCCGCAGCATCGCGGGTACGGGCACGATCTCCCCGAACGGCAAGGTCGGCCAGGTCGGCGGGGTGTCGCTGAAGACGCAGGCCGCGGCCCGGGACGGCGCAACCGTCTTCCTGGTGCCGGAGGGTGAGTGTTCGGACGCCCTGGCCGAGGCCCCCAAGGAGCTGCGACTGATCCCGGTCACTTCCCTCCAGGGCGCCGTGGAGTCCCTTCGCGCGCTGGACGCCGGGGGGAAGGTGCCGTCTTGCTGA